In the Campylobacter lari genome, GTGGAGCATAGCGGGTTTGAACCGCTGACCCCAACGCTGCCAGCGTTGTGCTCTCCCAGCTGAGCTAATGCCCCTTTAGATTTTGAAATCATACTATATCTTTTCTTAGATTTTCTTAATGCATAAAAAATCTTGTAAAATTTGTAAAATTTAATTTTTATCCTTTTAAAAAGGAAAATAATTAAAAAAAATATATAAATTTCTTGACATAGCAAAGGCTCTTTTTATATAATCTCAACATCATTTTATATGGTGGTTAGATTCTTATGGGTCTAACGAGTTCTTTACAAAGGAAAAAATATGGAAAGAATCAGGCTTAAGCTAAAAGCTTATGACCACAGAGTTCTAGATCGCACAGTTGCAGCAATTGTAGAAGCTGTTAAAAGAACAGGTGCTGACATCAGAGGTCCAGTGCCAATGCCTACAAAAATCAAAAGATACACAGTTTTGAAATCTCCACACATCAACAAAGATTCACGCGAACAATTTGAGATGAGAATTCATGCTCGTATGCTTGATATTGTAGCAGCTACTCCAGATACAGTAGATTCACTCACTAAGCTTGACTTGGCTCCAGAGGTCAATGTTGAAGTAAGAGCTATGGGTAAATAAGGATAGAATATGGAATACATTGTAGAAAAAATTGGTATGAGTAGAACAATCAGCACGCCAAGCATTCCTGTAACCTTACTTAAACTTGTTCAAACTAAAGTATGTGAAGTAGAAAATGGAAAAGCTTTGGTTGCTTATGTAAAAGGCAAAGCAAATAATAAATGCATTGCAGGTCAGCAAAAAAAATACAATCTTTCAGCTGAATATAATAGATTTGCTTCTTTAGAAGTAGCAAACACAGAAGCAGGCGATATTGATCTTAATCCTTTAAAAGAAGCTTCTATTTTAAAAGTAAGCTTTAATTCTAAAGGTAGAGGTTATAGTGGGGTTGTTAAAAGACATGGATTTGCCGGAGGTCCTGCAAGTCACGGTTCAAGATTCCACAGACGTCACGGTTCAATCGGTAACCGCGAATGGCCAGGTCGTGTTCAACCAGGTATGAAAATGGCAGGTCATTATGGTAATGTAAAAGTTACTGTTAAAAATGAAGTAGTTTCATTTGATGAAGAAAATGGCATCTTAGTAGTAAAAGGTGCGGTACCAGGATTTAATGGTGCTATGGGTAAAATAAGGATTGCAAAATGAGTAAAGTAACTGTTTTAAATGATAAATTTGAAAAAGCTAGTGAACTCGATCTTCCAGCAAAATATGCAGAAGTTAATCCTCACAACCTTTATTTATATGTAAAATCTTATCTTGCTAGCCTTAGAGCAAACACAGCTCATACTAAAGGTAGAAGCGATGTAAGCGGTGGTGGTAAAAAACCATGGAGACAAAAAGGTCGTGGTGGTGCAAGAGCAGGTTCAACAAGAACGAATGTTTGGGTTGGTGGTGCTGTAGCATTTGGTCCTACAAACAATCGTAACTATTTCCAAAAAGTTAATAAAAAACAAAAACGCTTAGCGCTTGAAAGAGCATTGGCTGATAAAGCACAAAACAATGCATTATTCTCAGTAGATAGTTTAAGCATTGAAAGCGGTAAAACAAAAGATGCAAATGCAGTTATTAAAAAGCTTGGTTTAAAAGATGCTTTAATTGTAAAAGATTTACTAGATGAAAAAACACTTCTTGCTTTTAGAAACTTAGCAAATTGCTATGTAGTTGATATTAGCGAAGTAAATGCTTATTTAGTATCTGTATTTAATGCTGTTATCATTGAAAAAGCAGCGCTTGAATCTATCGTAAAAGAGGGTTAAAATGGCAGATATTACTGATATAAAAACAATACTTTACACTGAAAAAAGCTTAAACCTTCAAGAGCAAGGTGTTGTAGTTATTCAAACTTCTCCAAAAATGACTAAAAATGGTCTAAAAGAAGTTTTAAGAGAATATTTTGGTGTAACTCCAGTAAGAATTAATTCTTTAAAAATGGATGGAAAAGTAAAGCGTTTTAGAGGTCGTGAAGGTCAAAGAAATAGCTTTAAAAAATTCTATGTTAAGCTACCAGAAGGTGTGAGCTTAGAAAGTTCGGAGGCATAAGATGGCAATTAAAACTTATAAACCATATACTCCAAGTAGAAGATACATCACAGGTGTAAGCTCTGATGATATCACAGCGAAAGCTAGTGTGCGTTCATTACTTGTAAAACTTCCAGCTCATGCAGGTCGTAACAATAATGGTAGAATCACAAGCCGTCATAAAGAAGCAGGTGCTAAAAAACTTTACAGAATTATAGATTTTAAAAGAAGAAAATTTGGTATTGAAGGTAAAGTTGAAGCAATCGAGTACGATCCATACAGAAATTGTCGTATTGCATTAATCTCTTATAGAGATGGTGAAAAAAGATACATCTTACAACCAAAAGGTTTAAGTGTTGGTGATGTTGTTTGTGCTGCTGAAAGCGGACTTGACATTAAACCAGGTAATGCAATGAAATTAAGAAACATCCCAGTGGGTACTATCGTACACAATATTGAGTTAAAGCCAGGTAAAGGCGGTCAAATGATCCGTTCAGCAGGTGCTTATGCTCAATTAATGGGTAAAGAAGAAAAATACGTTATCTTAAGACTTGCAAGTGGTGAAATGAGACAAGTTTTAGCTGAATGTATGGCAAGTATCGGTGAAGTTGGCAATGAAGAATGGTCAAACGTGACTATCGGTAAAGCAGGTAGAAATCGCCATAGAGGTATTCGTCCTCAAACAAGAGGTTCTGCGATGAACCCAGTTGATCACCCGCACGGTGGGGGTGAAGGTAAGAAAAATTCAGGCCGTCATCCAGTTACTCCATGGGGTAAACCAACTAAAGGTGCTAAAACTCGCCGTAAAAAAGCTAGCGATAAGCTAATAATTTCAAGAAGAAAAGGAAAGTAAGATGGCTAGGTCACTAAAAAAAGGTCCTTTTGTTGATGACCATGTAATGAAAAAAGTCATCGCTGCTAAAAAAGCTAACGATGGTAAGCCAATTAAAACTTGGTCAAGACGCAGCACTATTATACCTGATATGATAGGTTTAACTTTTAATGTTCATAATGGAAAAAGCTTTATCCCAGTATATGTTACTGAAAATCATATCGGTTACAAATTAGGTGAATTTGCACCTACTAGAACATTCAAGGGTCACAAAGGCTCTGTTCAGAAAAAAATAGGTAAGTAAGGGAGATTTATGAGTAGAGCGTTAATTAAATTCATAAGATTATCTCCAACTAAAGCGAGATTGATTGCTAGAGAAGTTCAAGGTATGAATGCAGAGCTTGCATTAGCTAGTTTGAAATTTATGCCAAATAAAGGTGCTAAATTTATAGCAAATGCTATTTCAAGTGCTGTAGCAAATGGCGGATTTGAAGCAAATGAAGTTGTTGTTTCAAGTTGTCGTGTTGATGCTGGTGCGGTTTTAAAAAGATTTAGACCAAGAGCTAGAGGAAGTGCTAGTCGTATTAGAAAGCCAACTTCACACATTTTGGTAGAAGTTAGTAAAGTAGAAGCAAATGCTGAAAAAACTACAAAAGCTAAAAAAGCATCAGTGAAAAAGGAAAGCTAATATGGGACAAAAAGTAAATCCGATTGGTTTAAGACTAGGAATTAATAGAAATTGGGAATCAAGATGGTTTCCTACAAAAGCTAATTTAGCAGAAAATATTGGTGAAGATTATAAAATCAGAACTTTCTTAAAAAGAAAACTTTATTATGCAGGAATTAGCCAAATTCTTGTAGAAAGAACAGCGAAAAAATTAAGAGTAACTGTTGTAGCTGCAAGACCAGGGATTATTATTGGTAAAAAAGGTAGTGATGTTGATATTTTAAGAAAAGAACTTCAAGATTTAATCAAAAAAGAAGTTAATATCAATATCAAAGAAGAAAGAAAAGCAGGTGCTTCAGCTCAGCTTGCAGCTGAAAGTGTTGCTACTCAACTTGAAAAAAGAATTGCTTTTAGAAGAGCAATGAAAAAAGTAATTCAAGGAGCGCAAAAAGCAGGTGCTAAAGGGATTAAAGTTTCAGTTTCAGGCCGTTTAGGTGGTGCTGAAATGGCAAGAACTGAATGGTACTTAGAAGGTCGTGTTCCACTTCATACTTTAAGAGCAAAAATCGATTATGGTTTTGCAGAAGCACATACTACTTATGGAAACATAGGTATTAAAGTATGGATCTTCAAAGGTGAAGTTTTACAAAAGGGTGTTCAACCTGAAAAAACCGAAGAAAACGCTCCAGCTAAAAAAACTAGAAGAGCAAGAAGAGGTAAATAATCATGTTAATGCCAAAAAGAACAAAATATCGTAAAATGATGAAAGGGCGTAACAGAGGTTATGCCAACAGAGGGACTGAATTTACTTTTGGTGATTTTGCCCTAAAAGCAACTGAAGCTGGCCGTATCAATTCACGTCAAATCGAAGCAGCTCGTATTGCTTTAACTCGTTTTGTAAAAAGACAAGGTAAAACTTGGATTAGAGTTTTCCCAGATAAACCTCTAACTAAAAAACCTTTAGAAACTCGTATGGGTAAAGGTAAAGGTGCAGTTGAGGAATGGGTAATGAACATTAAACCAGGTCGTATCATTTATGAAATGGCAGGGGTTAATGAAGAAATGGCAAGACAAGCTTTAACTTTAGCGATGCACAAATTGCCATTTAAAACTAAGTTTGTTACAAGAGAGAGCCAAAATGAAATATACTGAGATTAAAGATAAAACAGCAGGTGAGCTTGCAACAATGCTAAAAGAAAAAAAGGTGCTTTTATTTACTTTAAGACAAAAGCTAAAAACAATGCAGCTAACTAATCCTAAAGAGATTAGCGAAGTTAAAAAAGACATCGCTAGAATCAATACTGCAATTAGCGCTTTAAAATAAGGATAGAAAATGGCATTTAAAAGAGAAATTCAAGGCGTTGTTGTTCAAATTGCTGGAGATAAAACAGCAACAATTTTGGTTGAAAGAAAAGTGGTTCACCCAAAATACAGAAAAATCGTAAAACGCTTTAAAAAATATTTAATTCATGATGAAAGAAATGAGCTTAAAGTGGGAAATACTGTAGTTGCTATTGAATGTAGACCACTTTCTAAGAGAAAATCATTTCGCTTAAAAACTATAGTATCAGCAGGAGTTGAGTAATGATTCAAAGTTTTACTAGGCTTGCAGTTGCTGATAATAGCGGTGCAAAAGAATTAATGTGTATTAAGGTTTTAGGTGGTAGTAAAAGAAGATACGCTACTGTTGGTGATGTAATCGTTGCATCTGTAAAAAAAGCTCTACCAAATGGTAAAGTTAAAAAAGGTCAAGTAGTAAAAGCAGTTATCGTTAGAACTAAAAAAGAAATTCATAGAGATAATGGTTCTTTAATTCGTTTTGATGAAAATGCGGCAGTTATTCTTGATGCTAAAAGAGAGCCTATCGGAACGCGTATTTTTGGACCAGTAGGTCGTGAAGTAAGATATGGTGGCTTTATGAAAATTGTTTCACTAGCACCGGAGGTGTTGTAATGAAATTAAAAATTAAAAAGAATGATATGGTAAAAGTTATCGCAGGCGATGACAAAGGTAAAACAGGTAAAGTTTTAGCAGTATTTCCTAAAACAAATAAAGTAATTGTTGAGGGTTGTAAAATCGCTAAAAAAGCTGTTAAGCCAAGTGATAAAAATCCAAACGGCGGTTTTATCAATAAAGAAATGCCAATGGATATTTCAAATGTAGCAAAGGCAGGAGAATAAGATGATGAGATTGAAAGAAAAATATGATCAAAATATCAAACCTGCTTTAGTAAAAGAATTTGATATCAAAAATCCTATGCTTATTCCTTTTATTGAAAAAGTTGTAATCAGTGTAGGTGCTGGGGAATTAGCAAAAGATCAAAAAGTATTACAAAATGTTGCAGATACTATTTCATTGATCGCTGGACAAAAAGCAGTTATCACAAAAGCTAAAAAATCAGTTGCTGGTTTTAAAGTGAGAGAAGGCTTCCCAGTAGGTGTAATGGTAACATTAAGAAAAGACAATATGTATGCTTTCTTAGATAAGCTTATTACTATAGCTCTTCCTCGTGTTAAAGACTTTAGAGGTCTTCCAAGAGATGGTTTTGATGGAAGAGGAAACTATAACTTTGGTTTAGATGAGCAGTTAATGTTCCCAGAAGTTGAATATGATAAAATCTTAAGAACTCATGGTATGAACATTTCTATCGTTACAACAGCAAAATCAGATAAAGAGGCACAAAAATTATTAGAATTATTTGGTGTGCCATTTGCAAAAGGAAAGTAATATGGCTAAAAAATCAATGATTGCAAAAGCTGCCCGCAAACCTAAATTTAGCGTTAGAGGGTATACTAGATGCCAAATTTGTGGAAGACCACATTCAGTTTATAGAGATTTTGGAATTTGTAGAGTTTGCTTAAGAAAAATGGCAAATGAAGGTTTAATTCCTGGTCTTAAAAAAGCAAGTTGGTAAGAGGAAAGAACCATGATAAATGATTTAATTTCAGATTCACTAACAAGAATTAGAAATGCAGGGATGAGAAGATTAGAAACCACTCAACTTTTGCATTCTAAAGTTATCGAAGCTTTACTTGGAATTTTCCAAGCTAAAGGCTATATTGAAAGCTTTAATGTTATTGAAGAGGATAAAAAGAAATTCATCAATGTAGTTTTAAAATACGATGAAAAAGGCAAAAGCGTAATTAACGAAGTTAAGCGCATTTCTAAACCTGGTCGTCGTGTTTATAAAGGCAAAGATGAGATCAAAAGATTTAAAAACGGTTATGGTACTATTGTAGTAAGCACTTCAAAAGGTGTTTTAGCTAACGACGAAGCTTATAAAGCAGGCGTTGGCGGCGAAGTTTTATGTACTATTTGGTAAGAGTTTCTACTTTTTATGGTATTCGGTATCCATTCTTATAAAGTAGTCATATCGTAGACAAGTAAAAAGGAAAAATGAATGTCTCGTATAGGTAAACAACCAGTTGCTATTCCAAGTGGAGTAGAAGTAAAATTAGAAGGTAACTTGCTAAAATTCAAAAAAGGAAATTTAGCAAAAGAGCTTGATACAAAAGCAAATGTTAATGTTGAGATTAAAGAAGGACAAATTCTTTTCTCTCCTAAAGGTGAAGATAGACAAAGTAGAGCTTATTGGGGAACTTATAGAGCTTTAGCTCAAAACATCATCATCGGTTTAACTGATGGTTTTAGCAAAACTTTAGAAATCAACGGTGTTGGTTATAAAGCTGCGTTAAAAGGTAAAGTTCTTGAACTTGCTTTAGGTTTTTCTCATCCTATCAACTATGCTATTCCAGAAGGCATAGAAATTACTGTTGATAAAAACAATGTTATTATCAAAGGTAGTGATAAACAAGTGGTAGGTCAAGTTGCTGCTCAAATTCGTGAATTTAGACCACCTGAGCCTTACAAAGGAAAAGGTGTTAAATATTCAGATGAGCGTATTATCCGCAAAGCTGGTAAGACATCTAAGAAGTAAGGATAGAATATGAGAGCAAATGTATTAAAAAGAAAAATATCTTTAAGAATTAAAAGAAAAAAAAGAATTAGAGCAAAAATTTCAGGAACACAAGCTCTTCCAAGAGTTTCTGTTTTCAAATCAAACAGAACTTTATATATCCAAGCTATCGATGATGTTAAAGCAGTAACTTTAGCAGCAGTAGATGGAAGAAAAATTGGTGTTAAAGCAAATAAAGAAGGTGCTAAAAAAATAGCAGCTGAATTTGCAAAAGTTTTAAAAGCTAAAAACATAGAAGAAGCAGTGTTTGATAGAAATGGTTATTTATACCATGGTGTGATTGCAGCATTAGCTGAGGCACTAAGAGAAAACGGAATCAAACTATAACCCAAAAGGAAGATCGATGGAAAAATATAATAGAGAAGAATTTGAAGAAGTAATCGTCGATATCGGCAGGGTTACTAAGGTTGTTAAAGGTGGTAGAAGATTTAGATTTACTGCTTTAGTTATCGTTGGAAATAGAAAAGGTTTAGTTGGTGTGGGCTATGGAAAAGCTAAAGAAGTTCCAGATGCTATCAGAAAAGCAGTTGATGATGCTTTTAAAAACATTGTTGAAGTTAAAACAAAAGGTTCAACTATCCCTCATGATGTAGAAGTAAAATACAACGCAAGTAGAATTTTACTTAAACCAGCAAGCGAAGGTACAGGGGTTATTGCAGGTGGTTCAACACGTCCTATCGTGGAACTTGCAGGTATTAAAGACATTTTAACTAAGTCTTTAGGTTCAAATAATTCAGCAAATGTTGTGCGTGCTACTATCAAAGCACTTACAATGCTTAAAGGATAATCAATGAATTTAACAAAAGCACCAGGTTCAACACATAAAACCAAAAGAATAGGCCGTGGTCAAGGTAGTGGTATGGGTAAAACTTCTACTAAAGGTGGAAAAGGCCAAACTGCTAGAAAAGGTTATAACGAAAAAAGAGGTTTTGAAGGGGGTCAACAACCACTTCAAAGACGCTTACCAAAAGTAGGCTTTACTTCTAAATTTGAAAAACCTTATGTGATTAATGTTGAAAAAATCACAGCAATCAAAGAGCTTAGCGAAATTACATTCGAAACAATCAATAGCATTCATAAGCTTTCAAAAAATGTAAATAAAGTTAAGCTTATTGGGGCAAGCGCTAAAGATCTTGCTAGTAAAATTAAAGACGAGAAGATTACTTTTAGCGGACAAAAATAATGAATAAAACATTGACAAATAAAATTCTCATAACATTAGCTTTTTTATTCGCTTATAGAATATTAGCTTATGTTCCAGTTCCGGGGGTTAATGTCAGTGTTATCAAGGAATTTTTTGATTCTAATGCATCTAATGCATTAGGCTTGTTTAATATGTTTAGTGGGGGTGCTGCTGAAAGACTTAGCATCATCTCTCTAGGCATTATGCCTTATATTACTGCTTCGATTATTATGGAGCTTTTAGCGGCAACTTTTCCTAACATAGGAAAAATGAAAAAAGAACGCGATGGTATGCAAAAATATATGCAAATTATCCGTTATGCTACTATAGCTATCACTTTGATACAAAGTATAGGCGTTTCTATAGGCTTACAAAGTCTTCATGGAAAAGCAGGTCAATCAGCTATTATGATTGATATGAATACTTTTATCGCACTTTCTGCTGTTTCTATGCTTGCAGGTACCATGCTTTTGATGTGGATAGGTGAGCAAATCACTCAACGTGGTATAGGAAATGGTATTTCTTTAATCATCTTTGGTGGTATTGTTTCTACAATTCCAGGTGCAATTAGTGGAACAGTAAATTTGGTAAATACAGGTGAGATGAATTTCTTGACTATCATTGCCATTTTAGTTGTAATTTTACTTACTATTTGGGCTATTATAGTAGTAGAGCTTGGAGAAAGAAGAATTCCTATTTCTTACTCAAGAAAAGTAATCATGCAAAATCAAAACAAACGCATTATGAACTATATACCTATTAAGATCAACTTAAGTGGTGTTATTCCTCCTATTTTTGCAAGCGCGATTTTGATGTTTCCAAGTACTATTTTGCAAACAAGTACAAATGAATATGTGTTAAAAATTTATGACTTTTTAAATCCAAACGGATTTTTCTTTCATTTTTTAACATTCTTACTTGTTATTTTCTTTGCGTATTTTTATGCATCAATTGTATTTAATGCAAAAGATATAGCTGAAAATCTTAAAAGACAAGGCGGTTTCATACCAGGTATTAGACCAGGTGAAGGAACTGCAAATTATCTTAATGAAGTAGCATCTAGACTTACATTATCAGGTTCTATTTATTTAGGACTTGTAGCTACGTTACCATGGCTTATTGTGAAGTTGTTTGGTGTACCTTTTTATTTTGGTGGGACTTCTGTTTTGATTGTAGTTCAAGTAGCGCTTGATACGATGAGGAAAATTGAAGCTCAAATTTATATGAATAAATACCAAACTTTAAGTGCAGTAGGCTTATAAGAAAGTAGATTTTCTACTTTCTTCTCTTTTAAGGATTTTGATGAGACTAGGCGTTTTTGATAGTGGTGTAGGTGGGCTTAGTGTTTTAAAATCTTTACTCCAAGCAAAACTTTTTAAAGAATATATCTACTATGGGGATACTGCAAGAGTGCCTTATGGGGTTAAAGATAAAGAAACCATCATTAAATTTTCCCTAGAAGCTTTAGAATTTTTCAAAGAAAAAAAAGTCGATATGCTTATTATTGCATGCAATACTGTTAGTGCGCATGCTTTAGAAATTCTAAAAGCAAATGCACCATTTCCAGTTCTTGGGGTTATAGAAGCAGGGGTTTTAGCGGTTAAAAACTCTTTAGAAGATAAAAACTCCAATATATTAGTCATTGCAACACAAGCTACTGTGGATTCTCACGCTTATAAGCAAGCTTTAATTAAAGAAGGTTTTTTAAAAGTGGAAGAAAAAGCAACTGGGCTTTTTGTACCTATGGTAGAAGAAGGGATTTTTCAAGGAGATTTTTTAAAGGCTGCTTTTGAGTATTATTTTAATAAACTCAAATTTCATCCTAATGCTCTGATTTTAGCATGTACGCATTTTCCTTTGATCGCTCATTCTTTGGAAGAGTATTTTGGTAAAAATACAAAACTTATTCATTCGGGTGAAGCTATAGCTTTGCAATTACAGCAAGAATTTAACTTAACATCAATTCATGAAGAAGCTAATATCGAATTTTACGCTTCAAGTGATGTAGAAAAACTAAAAAAAATTGCAAATTTATGGCTTTAAGTTAATAGCTATTTACTAAAGTATTTTTTATATTAATAATTTATTTTTATTTAAACATAGTTGCATTATAATCTTTATCATTTCTGATGAAAGGACTAACATGAAAAAAATGTTAATGTGTGCAGCTATGGCACTAAGTTTAGGAGCAGGAATTTTGGAAGCAAAACCAAAAGTTGCAATTTTAGCTACAGGTGGAACTATTGCTGGTTCGATTGATAGTTCAGTAGCCACTACAGGTTATACAGCCGGAGTTTTGGGGGTTGATACTTTAATTAAAGCAGTGCCTCAAATTCAAGATTTAGCAGTAATTAGTGGAGATCAAATTGCTAATATTGATAGCAAGGATATGACAAATGAAATTTGGTTAAAACTTGCTAAAGAAGTTAATAGACTTTTAAAATCTGATGTAGATGGAGTTGTAATTACACATGGCACTGATACTATGGAAGAAACTGCATATTTCCTAAATTTAACTGTAAAAAGCGACAAACCTGTTGTTTTAGTTGGTGCAATGCGCCCATCAACTGCAATTAGTGCAGATGGTCCTAAAAATCTTTATAATGCTGTGGCTTTAGCGGCTAACCCTGAAGCAAAAAACAAAGGTGTAATGGT is a window encoding:
- the rpsJ gene encoding 30S ribosomal protein S10: MERIRLKLKAYDHRVLDRTVAAIVEAVKRTGADIRGPVPMPTKIKRYTVLKSPHINKDSREQFEMRIHARMLDIVAATPDTVDSLTKLDLAPEVNVEVRAMGK
- the rplC gene encoding 50S ribosomal protein L3, translated to MEYIVEKIGMSRTISTPSIPVTLLKLVQTKVCEVENGKALVAYVKGKANNKCIAGQQKKYNLSAEYNRFASLEVANTEAGDIDLNPLKEASILKVSFNSKGRGYSGVVKRHGFAGGPASHGSRFHRRHGSIGNREWPGRVQPGMKMAGHYGNVKVTVKNEVVSFDEENGILVVKGAVPGFNGAMGKIRIAK
- the rplD gene encoding 50S ribosomal protein L4 is translated as MSKVTVLNDKFEKASELDLPAKYAEVNPHNLYLYVKSYLASLRANTAHTKGRSDVSGGGKKPWRQKGRGGARAGSTRTNVWVGGAVAFGPTNNRNYFQKVNKKQKRLALERALADKAQNNALFSVDSLSIESGKTKDANAVIKKLGLKDALIVKDLLDEKTLLAFRNLANCYVVDISEVNAYLVSVFNAVIIEKAALESIVKEG
- a CDS encoding 50S ribosomal protein L23, producing MADITDIKTILYTEKSLNLQEQGVVVIQTSPKMTKNGLKEVLREYFGVTPVRINSLKMDGKVKRFRGREGQRNSFKKFYVKLPEGVSLESSEA
- the rplB gene encoding 50S ribosomal protein L2, which gives rise to MAIKTYKPYTPSRRYITGVSSDDITAKASVRSLLVKLPAHAGRNNNGRITSRHKEAGAKKLYRIIDFKRRKFGIEGKVEAIEYDPYRNCRIALISYRDGEKRYILQPKGLSVGDVVCAAESGLDIKPGNAMKLRNIPVGTIVHNIELKPGKGGQMIRSAGAYAQLMGKEEKYVILRLASGEMRQVLAECMASIGEVGNEEWSNVTIGKAGRNRHRGIRPQTRGSAMNPVDHPHGGGEGKKNSGRHPVTPWGKPTKGAKTRRKKASDKLIISRRKGK
- the rpsS gene encoding 30S ribosomal protein S19 encodes the protein MARSLKKGPFVDDHVMKKVIAAKKANDGKPIKTWSRRSTIIPDMIGLTFNVHNGKSFIPVYVTENHIGYKLGEFAPTRTFKGHKGSVQKKIGK
- the rplV gene encoding 50S ribosomal protein L22 — translated: MSRALIKFIRLSPTKARLIAREVQGMNAELALASLKFMPNKGAKFIANAISSAVANGGFEANEVVVSSCRVDAGAVLKRFRPRARGSASRIRKPTSHILVEVSKVEANAEKTTKAKKASVKKES
- the rpsC gene encoding 30S ribosomal protein S3 yields the protein MGQKVNPIGLRLGINRNWESRWFPTKANLAENIGEDYKIRTFLKRKLYYAGISQILVERTAKKLRVTVVAARPGIIIGKKGSDVDILRKELQDLIKKEVNINIKEERKAGASAQLAAESVATQLEKRIAFRRAMKKVIQGAQKAGAKGIKVSVSGRLGGAEMARTEWYLEGRVPLHTLRAKIDYGFAEAHTTYGNIGIKVWIFKGEVLQKGVQPEKTEENAPAKKTRRARRGK
- the rplP gene encoding 50S ribosomal protein L16; this encodes MLMPKRTKYRKMMKGRNRGYANRGTEFTFGDFALKATEAGRINSRQIEAARIALTRFVKRQGKTWIRVFPDKPLTKKPLETRMGKGKGAVEEWVMNIKPGRIIYEMAGVNEEMARQALTLAMHKLPFKTKFVTRESQNEIY
- the rpmC gene encoding 50S ribosomal protein L29 gives rise to the protein MKYTEIKDKTAGELATMLKEKKVLLFTLRQKLKTMQLTNPKEISEVKKDIARINTAISALK
- the rpsQ gene encoding 30S ribosomal protein S17; this translates as MAFKREIQGVVVQIAGDKTATILVERKVVHPKYRKIVKRFKKYLIHDERNELKVGNTVVAIECRPLSKRKSFRLKTIVSAGVE
- the rplN gene encoding 50S ribosomal protein L14, with protein sequence MIQSFTRLAVADNSGAKELMCIKVLGGSKRRYATVGDVIVASVKKALPNGKVKKGQVVKAVIVRTKKEIHRDNGSLIRFDENAAVILDAKREPIGTRIFGPVGREVRYGGFMKIVSLAPEVL
- the rplX gene encoding 50S ribosomal protein L24, yielding MKLKIKKNDMVKVIAGDDKGKTGKVLAVFPKTNKVIVEGCKIAKKAVKPSDKNPNGGFINKEMPMDISNVAKAGE
- the rplE gene encoding 50S ribosomal protein L5 — translated: MMRLKEKYDQNIKPALVKEFDIKNPMLIPFIEKVVISVGAGELAKDQKVLQNVADTISLIAGQKAVITKAKKSVAGFKVREGFPVGVMVTLRKDNMYAFLDKLITIALPRVKDFRGLPRDGFDGRGNYNFGLDEQLMFPEVEYDKILRTHGMNISIVTTAKSDKEAQKLLELFGVPFAKGK
- a CDS encoding type Z 30S ribosomal protein S14; amino-acid sequence: MAKKSMIAKAARKPKFSVRGYTRCQICGRPHSVYRDFGICRVCLRKMANEGLIPGLKKASW
- the rpsH gene encoding 30S ribosomal protein S8, whose translation is MINDLISDSLTRIRNAGMRRLETTQLLHSKVIEALLGIFQAKGYIESFNVIEEDKKKFINVVLKYDEKGKSVINEVKRISKPGRRVYKGKDEIKRFKNGYGTIVVSTSKGVLANDEAYKAGVGGEVLCTIW
- the rplF gene encoding 50S ribosomal protein L6 translates to MSRIGKQPVAIPSGVEVKLEGNLLKFKKGNLAKELDTKANVNVEIKEGQILFSPKGEDRQSRAYWGTYRALAQNIIIGLTDGFSKTLEINGVGYKAALKGKVLELALGFSHPINYAIPEGIEITVDKNNVIIKGSDKQVVGQVAAQIREFRPPEPYKGKGVKYSDERIIRKAGKTSKK
- the rplR gene encoding 50S ribosomal protein L18, whose protein sequence is MRANVLKRKISLRIKRKKRIRAKISGTQALPRVSVFKSNRTLYIQAIDDVKAVTLAAVDGRKIGVKANKEGAKKIAAEFAKVLKAKNIEEAVFDRNGYLYHGVIAALAEALRENGIKL
- the rpsE gene encoding 30S ribosomal protein S5; protein product: MEKYNREEFEEVIVDIGRVTKVVKGGRRFRFTALVIVGNRKGLVGVGYGKAKEVPDAIRKAVDDAFKNIVEVKTKGSTIPHDVEVKYNASRILLKPASEGTGVIAGGSTRPIVELAGIKDILTKSLGSNNSANVVRATIKALTMLKG
- the rplO gene encoding 50S ribosomal protein L15; the protein is MNLTKAPGSTHKTKRIGRGQGSGMGKTSTKGGKGQTARKGYNEKRGFEGGQQPLQRRLPKVGFTSKFEKPYVINVEKITAIKELSEITFETINSIHKLSKNVNKVKLIGASAKDLASKIKDEKITFSGQK
- the secY gene encoding preprotein translocase subunit SecY — translated: MNKTLTNKILITLAFLFAYRILAYVPVPGVNVSVIKEFFDSNASNALGLFNMFSGGAAERLSIISLGIMPYITASIIMELLAATFPNIGKMKKERDGMQKYMQIIRYATIAITLIQSIGVSIGLQSLHGKAGQSAIMIDMNTFIALSAVSMLAGTMLLMWIGEQITQRGIGNGISLIIFGGIVSTIPGAISGTVNLVNTGEMNFLTIIAILVVILLTIWAIIVVELGERRIPISYSRKVIMQNQNKRIMNYIPIKINLSGVIPPIFASAILMFPSTILQTSTNEYVLKIYDFLNPNGFFFHFLTFLLVIFFAYFYASIVFNAKDIAENLKRQGGFIPGIRPGEGTANYLNEVASRLTLSGSIYLGLVATLPWLIVKLFGVPFYFGGTSVLIVVQVALDTMRKIEAQIYMNKYQTLSAVGL